A genomic segment from Anaeromyxobacter sp. encodes:
- the scpB gene encoding SMC-Scp complex subunit ScpB, which yields MSDPQETAEQAAAAEPGQPETPGEAVPEVVPPVEAAVAGAPTEQQAGAQGGPGTEEAPAEPDVPAEPAEAPAAAEAPAGPRAARRRAAVSPEELQALQAAEDAKSDPALDEVEPADIEVADDKEEPFEKLVGAARRLSPDRVRTVVETLLFLAERPLLVEEIHRATGVDAPRIEKALDKLTGHYREGPCGVVLHEVAGGWQLRSSPDNSTFARRFLKVKPQRLTRAALESLAIIAYRQPVTRPEVEEIRGVDCGAVVKALLERKLIKILGKKEEPGRPILYGTSREFLEFFALKDLASLPTLREFAELSVEHREIVEKQEEAPLAGLVDELTEARPQAELDARRAESDAALEELEAALAKADGATRAAEAALDQKPAGSADEEGAP from the coding sequence ATGAGCGACCCGCAGGAGACGGCCGAGCAGGCTGCGGCGGCCGAGCCGGGCCAGCCCGAGACCCCGGGCGAGGCGGTCCCCGAGGTGGTCCCACCCGTCGAGGCCGCCGTGGCAGGCGCCCCGACCGAGCAGCAGGCCGGCGCCCAGGGCGGCCCCGGGACCGAGGAGGCCCCCGCCGAACCCGACGTACCCGCCGAGCCCGCCGAGGCCCCCGCCGCCGCCGAGGCGCCCGCCGGGCCCCGCGCCGCCCGCCGGCGGGCCGCGGTCTCCCCCGAGGAGCTGCAGGCGCTGCAGGCCGCCGAGGACGCCAAGAGCGATCCGGCCCTCGACGAGGTCGAGCCGGCCGACATCGAGGTGGCCGACGACAAGGAGGAGCCCTTCGAGAAGCTGGTGGGCGCCGCCCGGCGGCTCAGCCCGGACCGGGTCCGCACCGTGGTGGAGACGCTGCTGTTCCTGGCCGAGCGGCCGCTGCTGGTGGAGGAGATCCACCGGGCCACCGGGGTGGACGCCCCCCGCATCGAGAAGGCCCTCGACAAGCTCACCGGCCACTACCGCGAGGGGCCGTGCGGCGTGGTGCTGCACGAGGTGGCGGGCGGCTGGCAGCTGCGCTCCTCGCCGGACAACTCCACCTTCGCCCGGCGCTTCCTCAAGGTGAAGCCGCAGCGGCTGACCCGCGCCGCCCTGGAGTCGCTGGCCATCATCGCCTACCGGCAGCCGGTGACCCGCCCGGAGGTGGAGGAGATCCGCGGGGTGGACTGCGGCGCGGTGGTCAAGGCGCTGCTGGAGCGCAAGCTCATCAAGATCCTGGGCAAGAAGGAGGAGCCCGGCCGGCCCATCCTCTACGGCACCTCGCGCGAGTTCCTGGAGTTCTTCGCCCTGAAGGACCTGGCCTCGCTGCCCACGCTGCGCGAGTTCGCCGAGCTGTCGGTGGAGCACCGCGAGATCGTGGAGAAGCAGGAGGAGGCGCCCCTGGCCGGGCTGGTGGACGAGCTCACCGAGGCCAGGCCGCAGGCCGAGCTGGACGCCAGGCGGGCCGAGTCGGACGCCGCGCTGGAGGAGCTGGAGGCCGCCCTGGCCAAGGCCGACGGCGCCACCCGCGCCGCCGAGGCCGCGCTGGACCAGAAGCCCGCGGGGTCCGCGGACGAGGAGGGAGCACCATGA
- a CDS encoding rRNA pseudouridine synthase produces the protein MSLPTGGVRLQKFLADAGLASRRKAETIIQSGRVRVNGQVVTELGTRVSPGKDLVVVDGAEVERKSGRRYILLYKPPGCVTTLSDPQGRPTARGYLKGVEERVFPVGRLDYDAEGALLFTDDGELANRLAHPSFGHRRIYLVKTKGDPDPAALRRMVEGVRLEDGPARALLADVHEKAEKNTWVKIVVGEGRNHLVKRLFEAVGLPVLRLYRPEFGGVTVSRLQPGRWRDLTGEELSMMKRSASVEPGEEGRNPLPLDLPKAGRRHGHGPPSQTAASDQQPADRARDERRAEEAEEVAARGRKGRDRREPATHRGGRAVAGLRRRPVEARGGRGGPSASTRGGGRDAGAERRGGDAGGAAAAPRTQRGVGTRQDRQARAGGAPSKGGGWRGGPGQERLDRQGGRGEPRSSAPGRGGPAGAAGPQGKRPAGRTGGGRPGGAPRGGGKGR, from the coding sequence ATGAGCCTGCCCACCGGTGGCGTGCGGTTGCAGAAGTTCCTGGCCGACGCCGGGCTGGCCTCGCGCCGCAAGGCCGAGACCATCATCCAGTCCGGACGGGTGCGGGTGAACGGGCAGGTGGTCACCGAGCTGGGCACCCGCGTCAGCCCGGGCAAGGATCTGGTGGTGGTGGACGGGGCCGAGGTGGAGCGGAAGTCCGGCCGCCGCTACATCCTGCTCTACAAGCCGCCCGGGTGCGTCACCACGCTCTCCGATCCGCAGGGGCGCCCCACGGCGCGCGGCTACCTGAAGGGCGTGGAGGAGCGGGTCTTCCCGGTGGGCCGGCTCGACTACGACGCCGAGGGGGCGCTGCTCTTCACCGACGACGGGGAGCTGGCCAACCGGCTGGCCCACCCGAGCTTCGGCCACCGCCGCATCTACCTGGTGAAGACCAAGGGCGACCCGGATCCGGCCGCGCTGCGCCGCATGGTGGAGGGGGTCCGGCTGGAGGACGGCCCGGCCCGGGCGCTCCTGGCCGACGTGCACGAGAAGGCCGAGAAGAACACCTGGGTCAAGATCGTGGTGGGCGAGGGGCGCAACCACCTGGTGAAGCGGCTCTTCGAGGCGGTGGGGCTGCCGGTGCTGCGGCTCTACCGGCCGGAGTTCGGCGGGGTGACGGTGTCCAGGCTCCAGCCGGGGCGCTGGCGCGACCTCACCGGCGAGGAGCTGTCCATGATGAAGCGCTCGGCCAGCGTGGAGCCCGGCGAGGAGGGGCGCAACCCGCTCCCGCTGGACCTGCCCAAGGCGGGGCGGCGCCACGGCCACGGCCCGCCGTCGCAGACGGCCGCCTCGGACCAGCAGCCGGCCGACCGCGCCCGCGACGAGCGGCGCGCCGAGGAGGCGGAGGAGGTCGCCGCGCGGGGGCGCAAGGGGCGGGATCGGCGCGAGCCGGCGACGCACCGGGGTGGCCGCGCCGTGGCGGGCCTGCGGCGGCGGCCGGTGGAGGCGCGCGGGGGGCGCGGCGGCCCCTCGGCCAGCACGCGCGGCGGCGGGCGCGACGCCGGGGCGGAGCGGCGCGGCGGCGACGCCGGCGGGGCAGCCGCAGCGCCCCGCACCCAGCGCGGCGTCGGCACCAGGCAGGACCGGCAGGCGCGCGCCGGTGGAGCCCCCTCCAAGGGCGGCGGCTGGCGCGGCGGTCCAGGCCAGGAGCGGCTCGACCGGCAGGGTGGGCGCGGCGAGCCCAGGTCGTCGGCGCCGGGGCGGGGTGGGCCTGCCGGGGCCGCCGGCCCGCAGGGCAAGCGGCCGGCCGGACGCACCGGGGGCGGGCGGCCCGGGGGCGCGCCGCGCGGCGGGGGGAAGGGGCGCTGA
- a CDS encoding HEAT repeat domain-containing protein — protein MAAALALAACDPRRDLTAADPLARAAAVRALSAADPDALPALLVAQADPSPAVRQAAAEGFARIGGVRATDGLGALVLDVEPEVVAAAAAGLASLPPEAGGRERLLAGYAGGGTAGRLVIAAALDRLGVSLREAVEVEARLAWARNVAALGGEDGRARAGAAEELGASGRSEAVARLLALLEGPARADPRLAAAAARGLGAAGHRTARPTLEQLLEGRDREVAAAAAWALGRLGDPGAADALAAVAEWPGPAGATALEALEALPKAPEVAVALCAVALRCVEPGRAARAARLATLRDQACPVRPLLARLGAPGEVAALAALAELRLEPAEAETASRRLLAALAGSGGAPEARAAAARALGRLGWAGAATPLAERAALLTRKVAEARAPLPTGAPALASAAPAALPAPAAPPPAERRVAGPGPTAFTDPPGARELGAVLLAAARLGAEVEPLLQAALGDGSPAIRAGAVEGLAVRRGAAALGPLGEALGDADPQVRAAAARALGRLGPVGAPPLVRAAAASPASDAAGRAALAAALGEAGGPEAVGGLTALLSGPSTAAAVEGLARLGASAGAVPLTRLVSTPGAPALPASIEALAALGGPEAGPVLAPHLTSDRADVREAAVRGLGRLRSEATSGRLEALRSDYDGRVRRAAVEALARLPARRAGGRP, from the coding sequence CTGGCCGCGGCGCTGGCGCTGGCGGCCTGCGATCCACGGCGCGACCTCACCGCCGCCGACCCGCTGGCCCGCGCCGCCGCCGTGCGGGCGCTCTCCGCCGCCGACCCGGACGCGCTGCCGGCCCTGCTGGTGGCCCAGGCCGATCCGAGCCCGGCGGTCCGGCAGGCCGCCGCCGAGGGGTTCGCGCGGATCGGCGGAGTCCGCGCCACCGACGGGCTCGGGGCGCTGGTGCTGGACGTCGAGCCCGAGGTGGTGGCCGCCGCCGCCGCCGGCCTCGCCTCGCTGCCGCCCGAGGCGGGCGGGCGCGAGCGGCTGCTCGCCGGCTACGCCGGCGGGGGCACCGCCGGGCGACTGGTCATCGCGGCCGCGCTGGATCGGCTGGGCGTGTCGCTGCGGGAGGCGGTGGAGGTGGAGGCCCGCCTGGCCTGGGCGCGCAACGTGGCGGCGCTGGGCGGCGAGGACGGCCGTGCGCGGGCCGGCGCGGCCGAGGAGCTGGGGGCCAGCGGGCGCAGCGAGGCGGTGGCCCGGCTCCTGGCCCTGCTGGAAGGGCCGGCGCGCGCCGATCCCCGCCTGGCCGCGGCGGCCGCACGCGGGCTGGGGGCGGCTGGTCACCGGACCGCTCGGCCGACCCTGGAGCAGCTGCTGGAGGGGCGCGACCGGGAGGTGGCGGCCGCCGCCGCCTGGGCGCTGGGACGGCTCGGCGACCCCGGAGCTGCCGACGCGCTGGCGGCGGTGGCGGAGTGGCCCGGACCGGCCGGCGCCACAGCGCTGGAGGCGCTGGAGGCCCTCCCCAAGGCGCCCGAGGTGGCGGTGGCCCTGTGCGCCGTGGCGCTCCGCTGCGTCGAGCCGGGGCGAGCGGCCCGGGCGGCGCGCCTGGCCACCCTGCGGGATCAGGCCTGCCCGGTGCGGCCGCTGCTGGCCCGCCTGGGGGCGCCCGGCGAGGTGGCCGCCCTGGCGGCCCTGGCCGAGCTGCGGCTGGAGCCGGCCGAGGCCGAGACGGCCTCCAGGCGGCTGCTCGCCGCCCTGGCCGGGTCGGGCGGAGCCCCCGAGGCCAGGGCCGCCGCCGCGCGCGCCCTGGGGCGCCTGGGCTGGGCCGGCGCCGCCACGCCGCTGGCGGAGCGCGCCGCCCTGCTGACCCGCAAGGTGGCGGAGGCCAGGGCGCCCCTGCCGACCGGCGCGCCGGCCCTGGCGAGCGCGGCGCCGGCCGCGCTGCCGGCGCCCGCCGCGCCGCCCCCGGCCGAGCGACGGGTGGCCGGGCCGGGGCCGACCGCCTTCACCGACCCGCCCGGCGCCCGTGAGCTCGGGGCCGTGCTCCTGGCCGCGGCGCGGCTGGGCGCCGAGGTGGAGCCGCTGCTCCAGGCCGCCCTGGGCGACGGCTCGCCGGCCATCCGCGCCGGGGCGGTCGAGGGGCTGGCGGTGCGGCGCGGCGCGGCCGCCCTGGGGCCGCTCGGCGAGGCGCTGGGCGACGCCGACCCGCAGGTGCGGGCTGCCGCGGCCCGGGCGCTCGGCCGGCTGGGGCCGGTGGGCGCGCCGCCGCTGGTGCGCGCCGCGGCCGCCTCCCCGGCCAGCGACGCCGCCGGGCGCGCCGCGCTGGCCGCGGCGCTGGGGGAGGCGGGTGGACCGGAGGCGGTGGGCGGGCTGACGGCCTTGCTGTCGGGCCCCTCGACCGCCGCCGCGGTGGAGGGGCTGGCCCGCCTCGGGGCCTCGGCCGGTGCGGTCCCCCTCACGCGGCTGGTCTCCACCCCCGGTGCGCCTGCGCTGCCCGCCTCCATCGAGGCGCTGGCCGCCCTCGGGGGCCCGGAGGCCGGCCCGGTGCTGGCGCCGCACCTCACCAGCGACCGGGCCGACGTGCGCGAGGCGGCGGTCCGCGGGCTCGGGCGGCTCCGCTCCGAGGCCACCTCGGGCCGGCTGGAGGCGCTGCGCAGCGACTACGACGGCCGGGTGCGGCGGGCCGCCGTGGAGGCGCTGGCCCGCCTCCCGGCGCGGCGCGCCGGCGGCAGGCCCTGA
- a CDS encoding cyclic nucleotide-binding domain-containing protein yields the protein MADLRKLKDKAADLAARGKLEKAADLYREVLQADPRDVGLRQKLAEVLRRSGQVAEAVARYAEVAERFARDGLLIKAIAICKTILELDPRHEATQALLADLYGRRAAADGQRSPARTIMGLPGVVFPPEPTPERGVVLPLPTPAPRAKAPPPPPTPEVTIEIALAPPEEPLPEVEVDLGSTFDAPAAPPDPFAGEAPPPARPATPLLVPLETLPPVPEPPETAFALIMSAAGQALASGVEEGIAFDPDLDEDAGPLAGDEPLAAPAPLEALPEAALEPLEPLEAVEPAGPAPSAAPTPPASPPARTPARAAPAAAPRLPRVPLFSDLGREAFVALTEGLVLHRYTAGEVVLREGEGGASFFVVATGHFVVSRTDETGAAVPLARLGEGEFFGEMALLSGAPRSATVTAEGPAEVLELPAPVLQSIAGRHPHLAASLRRFCRQRLLANAMAVSPILRPFGRAERKQIIERFRTREVEAGEVLVREGERSDGLYVILDGAVDVSTRRAGAEVLAGRLAAGDLFGEMSCLRKSGATATITARRAGTVLRLPRADFDELVMSYPQILELVSTLSDERQEGLDAILTGHAEYTPDGLVLI from the coding sequence ATGGCCGACCTCCGAAAGCTCAAGGACAAGGCCGCGGACCTGGCCGCGCGGGGCAAGCTGGAGAAGGCCGCCGACCTCTACCGCGAGGTCCTGCAGGCAGACCCCAGGGACGTGGGCCTGCGGCAGAAGCTGGCCGAGGTGCTGCGCCGGTCCGGGCAGGTGGCCGAGGCGGTGGCCCGCTACGCCGAGGTGGCCGAGCGCTTCGCCCGCGATGGCCTGCTCATCAAGGCCATCGCCATCTGCAAGACCATCCTGGAGCTCGACCCGCGCCACGAGGCCACCCAGGCGCTGCTGGCCGACCTGTACGGGCGGCGCGCCGCCGCCGACGGGCAGCGCTCCCCGGCCCGCACCATCATGGGGCTGCCGGGCGTGGTCTTCCCGCCCGAGCCGACGCCGGAGCGGGGGGTGGTGCTGCCGCTGCCGACCCCGGCGCCGCGCGCCAAGGCCCCGCCGCCGCCCCCCACGCCGGAGGTGACCATCGAGATCGCCCTGGCGCCGCCGGAGGAGCCGCTGCCCGAGGTGGAGGTCGACCTCGGCTCCACCTTCGACGCGCCGGCCGCGCCGCCGGATCCCTTCGCCGGGGAGGCCCCGCCTCCCGCCCGACCGGCCACGCCCCTGCTGGTGCCGCTGGAGACGCTGCCGCCGGTGCCCGAGCCGCCCGAGACCGCCTTCGCCCTCATCATGTCGGCCGCCGGGCAGGCGCTGGCCTCCGGGGTGGAGGAGGGGATCGCCTTCGATCCCGACCTGGACGAGGACGCCGGCCCGCTGGCGGGCGACGAGCCGCTGGCCGCCCCCGCGCCGCTCGAGGCGCTGCCGGAGGCGGCGCTCGAGCCGCTCGAGCCGCTGGAGGCCGTGGAGCCGGCCGGGCCCGCGCCGTCCGCCGCCCCCACGCCCCCGGCCTCGCCGCCCGCCCGCACCCCGGCGCGCGCCGCCCCCGCCGCCGCCCCGCGGCTCCCGCGCGTCCCGCTCTTCTCCGACCTCGGCCGCGAGGCCTTCGTGGCCCTCACCGAGGGGCTGGTGCTGCACCGCTACACCGCCGGCGAGGTGGTGCTGCGCGAGGGCGAGGGCGGGGCCAGCTTCTTCGTGGTGGCCACCGGTCACTTCGTGGTGTCGCGCACCGACGAGACCGGCGCGGCCGTGCCGCTGGCCCGGCTGGGCGAAGGGGAGTTCTTCGGCGAGATGGCGCTGCTCTCGGGCGCGCCGCGCTCGGCGACGGTCACCGCCGAGGGGCCGGCCGAGGTGCTGGAGCTGCCGGCCCCGGTGCTCCAGTCCATCGCCGGCCGCCACCCGCACCTGGCCGCCTCGCTGCGCCGCTTCTGCCGCCAGCGGCTGCTGGCCAACGCCATGGCGGTCAGCCCCATCCTCCGCCCCTTCGGCCGGGCCGAGCGCAAGCAGATCATCGAGCGCTTCCGCACCCGCGAGGTGGAGGCCGGCGAGGTGCTGGTCCGAGAGGGGGAGCGCTCCGACGGGCTCTACGTCATCCTCGACGGTGCGGTGGACGTCTCCACCCGGCGCGCCGGGGCCGAGGTGCTGGCCGGGCGGCTGGCGGCCGGCGACCTCTTCGGCGAGATGAGCTGCCTGCGCAAGTCGGGCGCCACCGCCACCATCACCGCCCGGCGCGCCGGCACCGTGCTCCGGCTGCCACGCGCCGACTTCGACGAGCTGGTGATGTCCTATCCCCAGATCCTGGAGCTGGTCTCCACGCTCAGCGACGAGCGGCAGGAGGGGCTCGACGCCATCCTGACCGGCCACGCCGAGTACACGCCCGACGGGCTGGTCCTCATCTGA
- a CDS encoding anti-sigma factor: protein MTTFTGHLTDAQAQRLLDGLLDAAADAGVEAHARGCPHCAALVDSYRLLGEALDDLALPELPADFTASVLERIEVVEAAVARERRLALLVLAGVLLVAGGALAAAGAGGLATTVGGWADGLAEATRALRFSRGVVPGVLAAMRLPLLVGAAACAVPLLLALSRLMPVHRTETI from the coding sequence ATGACCACCTTCACCGGCCACCTCACCGACGCGCAGGCCCAGCGCCTCCTCGACGGCCTGCTGGACGCCGCGGCCGACGCCGGCGTCGAGGCCCACGCCCGCGGCTGCCCGCACTGCGCCGCCCTGGTCGACTCCTACCGGCTGCTCGGCGAGGCCCTCGACGACCTGGCCCTGCCCGAGCTGCCGGCCGACTTCACCGCCTCGGTCCTGGAGCGCATCGAGGTCGTCGAGGCCGCCGTGGCGCGCGAGCGCCGGCTGGCGCTGCTGGTGCTGGCCGGCGTGCTGCTGGTGGCCGGCGGGGCGCTGGCGGCGGCCGGGGCCGGCGGCCTGGCCACCACCGTGGGCGGCTGGGCCGACGGCCTGGCCGAGGCCACCCGGGCGCTGCGCTTCTCCCGCGGCGTCGTGCCCGGGGTGCTGGCGGCCATGCGCCTCCCCCTGCTGGTCGGCGCGGCCGCCTGCGCCGTTCCCCTGCTCCTGGCCCTCTCCCGGCTCATGCCGGTCCACCGCACCGAGACCATCTGA
- a CDS encoding sigma-70 family RNA polymerase sigma factor: MVPPANPDAALARAASRGDKLAFAKLVDLHKRSVFGLCVRLLREGEEARDAAQETFVRAYAAISTYDAAQPFAPWLLRIARNHCLDQLRRRIPAAARLELDAEPEDGAPARELADTDSPAADALLERAQVRTALEAAVATLPPNYREVVHLFHVEQLSYKEIAATLDVPIGTVMTWLHRARGKLRDALTTSDLELRS; the protein is encoded by the coding sequence CTGGTCCCACCGGCGAATCCGGACGCGGCGCTGGCCCGAGCGGCCTCGCGCGGGGACAAGCTGGCCTTCGCCAAGCTCGTCGACCTCCACAAGCGCTCGGTCTTCGGCCTCTGCGTCAGGCTCCTCCGGGAGGGCGAGGAGGCGCGCGACGCCGCCCAGGAGACCTTCGTGCGAGCGTACGCCGCCATCTCGACCTACGACGCCGCCCAGCCCTTCGCCCCCTGGCTCCTGCGCATCGCCCGCAACCACTGCCTCGACCAGCTGCGCCGCCGCATCCCGGCCGCCGCCCGCCTGGAGCTCGACGCCGAGCCGGAGGATGGCGCCCCGGCGCGCGAGCTGGCCGACACCGACTCGCCCGCCGCCGACGCCCTGCTGGAGCGGGCCCAGGTCCGCACCGCCCTGGAGGCCGCGGTGGCCACCCTGCCGCCCAACTACCGCGAGGTGGTGCACCTCTTCCACGTGGAGCAGCTCTCCTACAAGGAGATCGCCGCCACGCTCGACGTCCCCATCGGCACGGTGATGACCTGGCTGCACCGTGCCCGCGGCAAGCTGCGCGACGCCCTCACCACCTCCGACCTGGAGCTCCGGTCATGA
- a CDS encoding anion transporter has translation MLAAVAIFTLTYLAIAAGRFPGLSVDRPAAALLGAVLMVAAGVLTPAEAGAAVNGETLGLLLGMMILSAYLAEAGFFRWASWRVIRAAGSPRGLLWGLVLAAGALSAFLVNDTVCLMMTPLVARLIDDADLPPLPYLLAVAFGSNAGSVATLTGNPQNMIVGTLSGIPYATFAGALALPAAASLLVVAGLLHLLFRGELPRGALRSGALPRPTLDRRLLTRSLLALGLAVAGFLVGFELAWTALFAAALLMAVAGRAPREALARVDWPLLVFFAGLFVVVAGVGRSGLAEAMFRAIAPALGEAAPRQAVVFGLFSVGASQVVSNVPFVILAGAWIPHLADPTLLWLATALTSTLAGNLTVVGSVANLIVLELAGPKGRIGFWRFLRYGAVVTAATLVTGMGILLLEHHLGLF, from the coding sequence GTGCTGGCCGCGGTCGCCATCTTCACCCTCACCTACCTGGCCATCGCCGCCGGGCGCTTCCCGGGCCTCTCGGTGGACCGGCCCGCGGCCGCCCTGCTCGGCGCCGTGCTGATGGTGGCGGCCGGGGTGCTCACGCCGGCCGAGGCCGGCGCGGCGGTCAACGGCGAGACGCTCGGCCTCCTGCTCGGGATGATGATCCTCTCGGCCTACCTGGCCGAGGCGGGGTTCTTCCGCTGGGCCTCCTGGCGCGTCATCCGCGCCGCCGGCAGCCCGCGGGGCCTGCTGTGGGGCCTGGTCCTGGCGGCCGGCGCGCTCTCGGCCTTCCTGGTGAACGACACCGTCTGCCTCATGATGACGCCGCTGGTGGCGCGCCTCATCGACGACGCCGACCTGCCGCCGCTGCCCTACCTGCTGGCGGTGGCCTTCGGCTCCAACGCCGGCAGCGTGGCCACCCTCACCGGCAACCCGCAGAACATGATCGTGGGGACGCTCTCCGGCATCCCCTACGCCACCTTCGCCGGGGCGCTGGCGCTGCCGGCCGCGGCCTCGCTGCTGGTGGTGGCCGGGCTGCTGCACCTCCTCTTCCGCGGCGAGCTGCCCCGCGGCGCGCTCCGCTCCGGGGCCCTGCCGCGCCCGACGCTCGACCGGCGGCTGCTCACCCGCTCCCTCCTGGCACTGGGCCTGGCGGTGGCCGGGTTCCTGGTGGGCTTCGAGCTGGCCTGGACCGCCCTCTTCGCAGCCGCCCTGCTCATGGCGGTGGCCGGCCGGGCGCCGCGCGAGGCGCTGGCGCGGGTGGACTGGCCGCTCCTGGTGTTCTTCGCCGGCCTGTTCGTGGTGGTGGCCGGGGTGGGCCGGTCCGGCCTGGCCGAGGCCATGTTCCGGGCCATCGCGCCGGCCCTCGGGGAGGCAGCCCCCCGGCAGGCGGTGGTCTTCGGCCTCTTCTCGGTGGGGGCCTCGCAGGTGGTCTCCAACGTGCCGTTCGTCATCCTGGCCGGCGCCTGGATCCCCCACCTGGCGGACCCCACCCTCCTCTGGCTCGCCACCGCCCTCACCTCCACCCTGGCCGGGAACCTGACCGTGGTCGGCTCGGTGGCCAACCTCATCGTCCTGGAGCTGGCCGGCCCCAAGGGGCGCATCGGCTTCTGGCGGTTCCTGCGCTACGGGGCGGTGGTCACCGCGGCCACCCTGGTGACCGGCATGGGGATCCTGCTGCTGGAGCACCACCTGGGACTCTTCTGA
- a CDS encoding RNA 3'-phosphate cyclase has translation MPDDLPILLDGAGADGGGLTLRTALALSLVTGRPFGLLRVRAGRPEPGLRPAHVAAIRAAAGLCDAEVSGDAPGSPRLEFRPRRAVRPAEGLVLEAGPGGSATLLLQALCWPLALAGGASTLTLRGGTHQPLAPSFHFLALAWAAAAARLGFAVELTLQTAAFHADGGGELAARIAPARALPALDLGHRGLLREVEVVSMTGGRSAGAADRQATRAARALRALGLPAEVERLPLPVQGSQGGHVLVLASFERLRTGHGAVAPPDRPPEEAADLAVAAFRDHLTAGGALDPLLADQLLVPAALRAAGLVPAPAGPPPSTRFTVSQLTPHLLAAAAVLQRFLDVEVALVGRPGEPGEVRVQPPGGAGGLLPLPRG, from the coding sequence GTGCCCGACGACCTGCCCATCCTGCTCGACGGCGCCGGGGCCGACGGCGGGGGCCTGACGCTGCGGACGGCGCTGGCGCTCTCGCTGGTCACCGGCCGCCCCTTCGGCCTGCTGCGGGTCCGCGCCGGGCGGCCCGAGCCGGGCCTGCGCCCGGCCCACGTGGCGGCCATCCGCGCCGCCGCCGGCCTGTGCGACGCCGAGGTGAGCGGTGACGCGCCCGGCTCCCCGCGCCTGGAGTTCCGGCCGCGGAGGGCGGTGCGCCCGGCGGAGGGGCTGGTGCTCGAGGCCGGCCCGGGCGGCTCGGCCACGCTGCTGCTGCAGGCGCTCTGCTGGCCGCTGGCGCTGGCCGGCGGGGCCTCCACGCTCACGCTGCGGGGCGGCACGCACCAGCCCCTGGCGCCCTCGTTCCACTTCCTGGCGCTGGCCTGGGCGGCCGCGGCGGCGCGCCTCGGCTTCGCCGTGGAGCTCACGCTGCAGACGGCGGCCTTCCACGCCGACGGGGGCGGGGAGCTGGCGGCGCGCATCGCGCCGGCCCGCGCGCTGCCGGCCCTGGACCTGGGCCACCGGGGCCTCCTGCGCGAGGTGGAGGTGGTGTCGATGACCGGCGGCCGCTCCGCCGGCGCGGCCGACCGGCAGGCGACCCGCGCCGCCCGGGCGCTGCGGGCGCTGGGCCTGCCCGCCGAGGTGGAGCGGCTGCCGCTGCCGGTGCAGGGCTCGCAGGGCGGCCACGTGCTGGTGCTGGCCTCGTTCGAGCGGCTCCGCACCGGACACGGGGCGGTGGCGCCGCCGGACCGGCCCCCCGAGGAGGCGGCCGACCTGGCGGTGGCCGCCTTCCGGGACCACCTGACCGCCGGCGGCGCCCTCGACCCGCTGCTGGCCGACCAGCTGCTGGTGCCGGCCGCGCTGCGCGCCGCCGGCCTGGTCCCGGCGCCGGCCGGGCCGCCGCCGTCCACCCGCTTCACCGTCAGCCAGCTCACGCCGCACCTGCTGGCCGCGGCCGCCGTCCTGCAGCGCTTCCTCGACGTGGAGGTGGCGCTGGTGGGGCGGCCCGGCGAGCCCGGCGAGGTGCGGGTGCAGCCGCCGGGCGGGGCGGGCGGCCTGCTGCCGCTGCCGAGGGGCTAG
- a CDS encoding magnesium transporter CorA family protein — MRVIRLEGGEARVGGQELAGPGAPIFVDLVSTPEDLAWLAERFHFHPLALEDCAHEDQRVKFDQYADHLFTVIHRLAPSPDESELGSTELNAFLTAEALVTVHSVPLIEVDQVFERCRREPELLARGPDFVLYLLHDAVTDDHFTLADALTEEVERIAAEVLSGQPEADVAERIARSRRQHALFRRRLAPQREIYAALSRPGLGLVKEQTAVYFRDVVDHLVRLTEEVDQGRELLSSSMDAYLSQTNNRLTNVTTRLTLIATIFLPLNFVAGFFGMNLEILPPAVAVPLVLACVAVVPLGMWLFFRRKGLL, encoded by the coding sequence ATGCGGGTCATCCGGCTGGAAGGCGGCGAGGCGCGGGTGGGCGGCCAGGAGCTGGCCGGCCCGGGGGCGCCGATCTTCGTCGACCTGGTGTCCACGCCCGAGGACCTGGCCTGGTTGGCGGAGCGCTTCCACTTCCACCCGCTGGCGCTGGAGGACTGCGCCCACGAGGACCAGCGGGTCAAGTTCGACCAGTACGCCGACCACCTCTTCACCGTCATCCACCGGCTGGCGCCCTCCCCGGACGAGTCCGAGCTCGGCTCCACCGAGCTGAACGCCTTCCTCACGGCCGAGGCCCTGGTCACGGTCCACAGCGTGCCGCTCATCGAGGTGGACCAGGTCTTCGAGCGCTGCCGCCGCGAGCCGGAGCTGCTGGCCCGCGGCCCGGACTTCGTCCTGTACCTGCTGCACGACGCCGTCACCGACGATCACTTCACGCTGGCCGACGCGCTCACCGAGGAGGTGGAGCGCATCGCCGCCGAGGTGCTCTCGGGGCAGCCCGAGGCCGACGTGGCCGAGCGCATCGCGCGCTCCCGGCGCCAGCACGCCCTCTTCCGCCGCCGGCTGGCGCCGCAGCGGGAGATCTACGCGGCCCTCTCGCGGCCGGGGCTCGGGCTGGTCAAGGAGCAGACCGCCGTCTACTTCCGCGACGTGGTGGACCACCTGGTGCGGCTCACCGAGGAGGTGGACCAGGGGCGGGAGCTGCTCTCCTCCTCCATGGACGCCTACCTGTCGCAGACCAACAACCGGCTCACCAACGTGACCACCCGGCTGACCCTCATCGCCACCATCTTCCTGCCCCTCAACTTCGTGGCCGGGTTCTTCGGGATGAACCTGGAGATCCTGCCGCCCGCGGTGGCGGTGCCGCTGGTGCTGGCCTGCGTGGCGGTGGTGCCCCTGGGCATGTGGCTCTTCTTCCGGCGCAAGGGGCTGCTCTAG